One region of Juglans microcarpa x Juglans regia isolate MS1-56 chromosome 7S, Jm3101_v1.0, whole genome shotgun sequence genomic DNA includes:
- the LOC121240408 gene encoding trans-cinnamate 4-monooxygenase produces the protein MDLFLLEKTLLALFLAAVVAITISKLRGKRFKLPPGPIPVPVFGNWLQVGDDLNHRNLTDMAKKFGDIFLLRMGQRNLVVVSSPDLAKEVLHTQGVEFGSRTRNVVFDIFTGKGQDMVFTVYGEHWRKMRRIMTVPFFTNKVVQQHRFGWEDEAASVVEELKKTPEASTTGIVIRRRLQLMMYNNMYRIMFHRRFESVDDPLFVKLRALNGERSRLAQSFEYNYGDFIPILRPFLRGYLKICKEVKERRLQLFKDYFIEERKKLSSTKATDNEGLKCAMDHILDAEKKGEINEDNVLYIVENINVAAIETTLWSIEWGLAELVNHPRVQKKLQQELDKVLGPGVQVTEPDIQNLPYLQAVVKEVLRLRMAIPLLVPHMNLNEAKLGGYDIPAESKILVNAWWLANNPAHWKKPEEFRPERFLEEESQVEANGNDFRFLPFGVGRRSCPGIILALPILGITLGRMVQNFELLPPPGQSKLDTTEKGGQFSLHILKHSTVVAKPRSS, from the exons ATGGATCTCTTCCTCTTGGAGAAGACCCTGTTAGCCCTGTTTCTAGCCGCGGTTGTGGCTATAACCATTTCTAAACTCCGTGGAAAGCGTTTTAAGCTGCCTCCGGGTCCCATACCGGTGCCGGTTTTCGGAAACTGGCTCCAAGTCGGCGATGACTTGAACCATAGGAACCTTACCGACATGGCCAAGAAATTCGGGGACATATTCTTGCTCCGGATGGGCCAGCGTAACCTCGTGGTGGTGTCGTCACCGGACCTGGCCAAAGAGGTCCTGCACACCCAGGGGGTGGAGTTCGGGTCCAGGACCCGGAACGTGGTGTTCGACATATTCACCGGGAAGGGCCAGGACATGGTGTTCACGGTTTACGGCGAGCATTGGAGGAAGATGAGGCGGATCATGACCGTCCCTTTCTTCACCAACAAGGTGGTCCAGCAGCACAGGTTCGGGTGGGAAGACGAGGCGGCGAGCGTGGTGGAGGAGCTGAAGAAGACTCCAGAAGCTTCGACGACTGGGATCGTCATAAGGAGGCGGTTGCAGCTGATGATGTACAACAACATGTACAGGATCATGTTCCACAGACGGTTTGAGAGCGTGGACGACCCCTTGTTCGTGAAACTCAGAGCTTTGAACGGAGAGAGGAGTAGATTGGCCCAGAGCTTTGAATACAACTATGGCGACTTCATTCCCATTTTGAGACCTTTCTTGAGAGGCTACCTCAAGATCTGCAAGGAAGTCAAGGAGAGGAGGTTGCAGCTTTTCAAGGATTATTTCATCGAGGAGAGGAA GAAACTGTCGAGCACAAAGGCAACGGACAACGAAGGATTGAAATGTGCAATGGACCATATTCTGGATGCTGAGAAGAAAGGGGAAATCAATGAAGACAACGTGCTTTACATTGTTGAGAACATTAACGTTGCTG CTATTGAAACAACACTATGGTCTATTGAGTGGGGGCTTGCAGAACTTGTGAACCATCCTAGAGTCCAAAAGAAGCTCCAGCAAGAGCTTGATAAGGTGCTTGGACCTGGTGTGCAAGTCACGGAGCCTGACATCCAGAATCTCCCTTACCTTCAGGCTGTGGTCAAAGAGGTTCTCAGGCTCAGGATGGCAATCCCTCTTCTTGTACCTCACATGAACCTCAATGAGGCAAAACTCGGTGGTTATGATATCCCTGCAGAAAGCAAAATCTTGGTGAATGCATGGTGGCTCGCCAACAACCCAGCCCACTGGAAAAAACCAGAAGAGTTTCGCCCAGAGAGGTTCTTGGAAGAGGAGTCCCAGGTTGAGGCCAATGGAAATGACTTCCGGTTCCTTCCCTTTGGTGTTGGAAGGAGGAGTTGCCCAGGAATTATTCTTGCATTGCCAATTCTTGGAATCACTTTGGGGCGTATGGTACAGAATTTTGAGCTCTTACCTCCTCCAGGACAGTCCAAGCTTGATACCACAGAGAAGGGTGGGCAGTTCAGTTTGCACATTTTGAAACACTCCACCGTAGTTGCAAAGCCAAGATCATCTTAA